A portion of the Juglans microcarpa x Juglans regia isolate MS1-56 chromosome 1D, Jm3101_v1.0, whole genome shotgun sequence genome contains these proteins:
- the LOC121234224 gene encoding protein NRT1/ PTR FAMILY 3.1-like, protein MKTTLQMELDTQKMADDEKQKKIEDENKTKRQLGGIKTMPFVLANEMCDRFATTGFHANMITYLTQELNMPLVKASNTLTNFGGTASFTPLIGALIADSFAGRFWTIMAGSFIYELGLVSITISTILPMFHPPQCPSQTNCKEASASQLWVLYISLLLTSLGLGGIRPCVVTFAADQLDMTKSSVASRRWNFFNWYYFCMGMATLTALTIVVYIQDNVGWGWGLGVPTIAMALSILAFLVGSPFYKRLKPGGSPLVRMAQVVVAATKKRKEALPVDSALLYENRELDADISLHGRLTHTNQFRWFDKAAIITDGERTDSKPPNLWRIATVHRVEELKSIIRMLPIWAAGILLVASSSHQHSFTIQQARSMNRHLSRSFEIPPATLSIFGIVTMLSGLVLYERLFVPFARRFTRNSSGITCLQRMGVGFAVNILATVVASFVEIKRKAVAANHNLLDDPKATIPISVFWLVPQFCLHGVAEVFMSVGHMEFLYDQSPESMRSSAAALYWIAISMGNYAGTLMVSLVHKYSGKKSNWLPDRNLNRGRLEYYYWLVSGIQVINLLYYVVCAWFYTYKPLEERCKPEEVVELTKDKIPSFVSDKKSDEEAELPRN, encoded by the exons ATGAAAACCACGTTACAGATGGAGTTGGACACACAAAAAATGGCTGATGATGAGAAGCAAAAGAAGATAGAGGATGAAAACAAGACGAAGCGGCAGCTTGGAGGAATCAAAACCATGCCATTCGTCCTTG CGAATGAAATGTGCGACAGATTCGCCACAACTGGTTTCCATGCCAACATGATAACGTATTTAACACAAGAACTGAACATGCCGCTAGTAAAGGCATCCAACACCCTCACCAACTTTGGTGGAACTGCCAGCTTCACCCCTTTGATTGGTGCTTTAATTGCCGACTCCTTTGCCGGGCGATTTTGGACCATCATGGCCGGCTCCTTTATCTATGAACTG GGATTGGTGAGCATAACCATATCAACAATACTGCCAATGTTCCACCCACCACAGTGCCCGAGTCAAACGAACTGCAAGGAAGCTTCAGCATCGCAGCTTTGGGTCCTTTACATCTCTCTCCTTCTTACATCTCTCGGTTTGGGTGGCATTAGGCCTTGTGTCGTTACCTTTGCTGCAGACCAACTGGACATGACCAAATCCAGTGTTGCATCTCGACGTTGGAATTTCTTTAATTGGTACTACTTTTGCATGGGAATGGCAACACTGACTGCCCTAACTATTGTAGTTTACATCCAAGATAATGTGGGTTGGGGCTGGGGTCTTGGAGTCCCAACCATAGCCATGGCCTTGTCAATTTTAGCCTTTTTGGTGGGTTCTCCTTTTTACAAAAGATTAAAACCAGGGGGTAGCCCTTTGGTTAGAATGGCTCAGGTAGTTGTTGCAGCCacgaaaaagaggaaagaagccTTACCAGTAGACTCGGCTCTCTTGTATGAGAATAGAGAACTCGATGCTGATATTTCTTTGCACGGAAGGCTTACACACACAAATCAATTCAG GTGGTTTGATAAAGCTGCCATAATAACAGATGGCGAAAGAACAGATTCAAAGCCACCAAATTTATGGAGGATTGCCACAGTCCATCGAGTGGAGGAGTTGAAATCCATAATCCGAATGCTTCCTATATGGGCAGCAGGAATTTTACTAGTCGCCTCATCTTCACACCAACATAGTTTCACTATTCAACAAGCTCGCTCCATGAATCGTCACTTGTCCCGTTCCTTCGAAATCCCTCCAGCCACTCTATCCATCTTTGGCATCGTAACCATGCTCAGTGGCCTTGTTCTATACGAACGCCTCTTTGTACCCTTTGCTCGTCGCTTCACTAGAAACTCATCAGGCATCACATGCCTGCAAAGAATGGGTGTAGGCTTTGCGGTAAACATTCTTGCCACGGTTGTCGCATCATTTGTTGAAATCAAAAGAAAAGCAGTGGCAGCCAATCACAACTTATTGGATGATCCAAAAGCAACTATCCCAATAAGTGTTTTTTGGTTGGTGCCTCAGTTTTGCCTCCATGGGGTAGCAGAAGTTTTCATGTCTGTCGGGCACATGGAGTTTCTTTACGACCAATCACCCGAAAGCATGAGAAGCTCTGCAGCTGCTCTTTACTGGATAGCAATTTCCATGGGAAATTATGCAGGCACATTGATGGTTTCACTTGTTCATAAGTATTCAGGCAAGAAAAGCAACTGGCTTCCTGATAGGAACCTCAATAGGGGAAGATTGGAGTATTATTATTGGCTTGTCAGTGGAATCCAAGTCATAAATCTCTTGTATTATGTGGTATGTGCATGGTTTTATACTTACAAGCCCTTGGAAGAGAGATGCAAACCGGAGGAAGTAGTGGAGCTGACTAAAGATAAAATCCCATCTTTCGTCTCGGATAAGAAAAGCGATGAAGAGGCAGAGCTTCCAAGAAATTAA